Proteins encoded in a region of the Vitis riparia cultivar Riparia Gloire de Montpellier isolate 1030 chromosome 7, EGFV_Vit.rip_1.0, whole genome shotgun sequence genome:
- the LOC117919458 gene encoding uncharacterized protein LOC117919458, which produces MTTKKCNKEFSSDYTLLIPEKLSFYELIRILFPGGIEKRAFVDCQEGAESNFERRWIIFISILAQKLLQFVAKPLSWFGSAFEMGLNLSSTNGGFGMLLLNYLRGKIQWPDKTSPTFSSICGHLDKRVELDKSIEPGDSKYHAALSMMCAKIAYENKAYIKTTVEDQWKMEFLGSFDFWNDYQDKATTQAFILHDKNVDSDTIVVTFRGTEAFDADAWCTDFDISWYEIPGVGKIHGGFMKALGLQNNLGWPKDIKQDGSHPPVAYYAIRKMLRERLQANGETKFLVTGHSLGAALAILFPAVLALHEETWMLKRLRGVYSFGQPRVGDQKFGEFTTKKLKEHNIPYFRFVYCNDLVPRLPYDDKALMFKHFGTCVYYNSFYEGKIVAEEPNKNYFSPLMAIPKTLNAVWELIRSFIIAHLKGKEYTEGWLLRAFRVLGLIVPGVSAHGPQDYVNSTRLGSSASLLPHQIPTQ; this is translated from the exons ATGACTACTAAGAAATGCAACAAGGAGTTCTCCAGCGACTACACGTTGTTGATACCAGAGAAACTGAGTTTCTATGAACTCATTCGCATCTTGTTCCCGGGTGGCATAGAAAAGAGAGCATTTGTAGACTGCCAGGAGGGTGCTGAGTCGAATTTCGAGCGTAGATGGATCATATTCATCTCCATCTTGGCACAAAAGCTTCTGCAGTTTGTGGCAAAGCCATTGTCATGGTTTGGATCAGCGTTTGAGATGGGGTTGAACCTTTCCTCCACTAATGGCGGCTTTGGCATGCTCTTGCTCAATTATTTAAGAG GGAAAATCCAATGGCCGGACAAAACATCTCCGACTTTCTCATCGATCTGTGGACATCTAGACAAGCGAGTGGAGTTAGACAAGAGCATCGAACCAGGAGATAGCAAATACCATGCAGCACTTTCTATGATGTGTGCTAAGATAGCTTATGAGAATAAAGCCTATATCAAAACTACAGTGGAAGATCAATGGAAA ATGGAATTTTTGGGATCTTTTGATTTCTGGAATG ATTATCAAGATAAAGCTACAACACAAGCATTCATACTTCATGATAAAAATGTTGACAGCGATACAATAGTTGTGACCTTTAGAGGTACTGAAGCATTCGATGCAGATGCATGGTGTACTGACTTTGATATCTCTTGGTATGAAATCCCGGGAGTGGGAAAGATTCATGGGGGATTTATGAAAGCTCTAGGCCTACAAAATAACCTAGGTTGGCCTAAGGATATTAAACAGGATGGTAGTCACCCGCCGGTGGCTTACTACGCCATTCGGAAAATGCTGAGGGAACGCTTGCAGGCAAACggtgaaacaaaatttttagtGACTGGTCACAGCTTAGGCGCGGCCCTGGCAATCCTCTTTCCGGCAGTTTTGGCATTGCACGAGGAGACGTGGATGTTGAAGAGGCTCCGGGGTGTATATTCCTTTGGACAACCCCGGGTTGGAGATCAGAAATTTGGGGAGTTCACGACAAAGAAGCTGAAAGAGCACAATATTCCATATTTCAGGTTCGTTTACTGTAATGATTTGGTGCCCAGGTTGCCCTACGATGACAAGGCGCTTATGTTCAAGCACTTTGGCACATGCGTCTACTATAACAGCTTCTATGAAGGAAAG ATTGTTGCAGAAGAACCGAACAAGAACTACTTCTCTCCATTGATGGCCATACCTAAAACTTTGAATGCCGTGTGGGAGTTGATAAGAAGCTTCATTATTGCCCATTTAAAGGGAAAGGAGTATACAGAAGGGTGGCTCCTCAGAGCCTTTAGGGTGTTGGGACTTATAGTCCCAGGTGTATCAGCTCATGGCCCCCAAGATTATGTCAATTCTACTCGCTTGGGATCCTCAGCTTCATTGCTTCCACACCAAATCCCAACACAGTAA
- the LOC117919081 gene encoding transcription factor HEC2-like, whose product MDIDVLKSTVQDQMDMMSMMMQMDKLPELFGPYQEPSELPEMEFSGGATATTIGTAPPMFHSPLINPSSSISFMSTPVQEPMTPPLLPHVGSGRLKSAGELCGVNPFSPPSEKKNSMASMREMIFSIAVMQPIHIDPESVKPPKRRNVKISKDPQSVAARHRRERISERIRILQRLVPGGTKMDTASMLDEAIHYVKFLKNQVQSLERAGAHRPMGVVGFPATTTSMANPNYSSLAKAFQTSPMVGSMQMFR is encoded by the coding sequence ATGGATATTGATGTGCTAAAATCGACAGTACAAGATCAGATGGACATGATGTCAATGATGATGCAAATGGACAAGCTTCCTGAACTCTTTGGACCCTACCAGGAGCCTTCCGAATTGCCGGAGATGGAATTCTCCGGCGGTGCAACTGCCACCACCATAGGAACTGCACCACCCATGTTCCATAGCCCTCTTATAAATCCATCTTCCTCCATATCGTTTATGAGCACCCCAGTCCAAGAACCCATGACACCACCTCTTCTTCCCCATGTGGGCTCTGGGAGATTGAAAAGTGCCGGTGAATTATGCGGTGTAAATCCATTTTCACCTCCCTCAGAGAAGAAAAACTCCATGGCATCAATGAGAGAGATGATATTCTCAATTGCCGTGATGCAGCCCATTCACATAGACCCCGAGTCTGTCAAGCCACCCAAGAGGAGGAACGTGAAGATATCCAAGGATCCGCAGAGCGTGGCGGCGAGGCACAGGAGGGAAAGGATCAGCGAGAGGATAAGGATTCTGCAGAGACTAGTACCAGGAGGAACCAAAATGGATACAGCCTCAATGTTGGATGAGGCTATTCATTATGTGAAGTTTCTGAAGAACCAGGTACAATCACTGGAAAGGGCAGGAGCCCATAGGCCAATGGGTGTTGTTGGGTTCCCAGCAACCACAACCTCAATGGCCAATCCCAATTACTCATCTTTGGCCAAAGCTTTCCAGACTTCTCCGATGGTGGGCTCTATGCAGATGTTTAGGTGA
- the LOC117918706 gene encoding protein RALF-like 34, with the protein MACSSLPKLLVLCAFFVYISNVVVVAQVDESSLKLITDSLEWPSTMSLYNEFGDEDGEDPDGVIDRRSMFWHRMRYYISYGALSANRIPCPPRSGRSYYTHNCFQARGPVRPYTRGCSTITRCRR; encoded by the coding sequence ATGGCGTGTTCATCGCTTCCCAAGCTTCTCGTTCTCTGCGCCTTTTTCGTATACATTTCTAATGTTGTTGTTGTTGCCCAGGTGGATGAGTCGAGCTTGAAGCTCATCACAGACTCACTGGAATGGCCTTCAACAATGTCTCTCTACAACGAGTTTGGGGACGAGGATGGGGAAGACCCAGATGGGGTAATCGATCGCAGGTCCATGTTCTGGCACAGAATGCGGTACTATATCTCCTACGGAGCTCTCTCTGCAAATAGAATCCCATGCCCACCTCGCTCAGGCAGGTCCTACTACACCCACAACTGCTTCCAAGCTAGAGGCCCCGTTCGCCCTTACACCAGAGGCTGTTCCACCATCACTCGTTGCCGAAGATAA